The following proteins are co-located in the Phragmites australis chromosome 10, lpPhrAust1.1, whole genome shotgun sequence genome:
- the LOC133883765 gene encoding lysine--tRNA ligase, chloroplastic/mitochondrial-like isoform X1 → MEALRVWRASSNLFGFAASRAATATAARPLRLHSRCCSAAAATTKPPPPPQDRRCRSTSSSTSTSDRDSIRAIRIKKVEELRRKGYEPYAYKWDRTHTTKELQEEYIHLENGEACEEAAVSIAGRIVARRVFGKLVFMTIRDDTGTIQLYCEKGSLSEDQFEQLKAFIDIGDILGASGSMKKTEKGELSVFVNFFEILTKSLLPLPDKYHGLTDVDKRYRQRYVDMIANPEVADVFRTRAKVVSEIRKTMESFGFIEVETPVLQGAAGGAEARPFITYHNSLQRDLYLRIATELHLKRMLVGGLEKVYEIGRIFRNEGISTRHNPEFTTIEMYEAYSDYESMMNMAEEIVTRCAMATYGKLKIDYQGTEISLERPWRRETMHSLVKEATGIDFNSFGQDVESAKNAAKGLSGVKIGINESTSLKACSSVGHVLNEVFETVVESTLVQPTFVLDYPVEISPLAKPHRSYAGLTERFELFICGREIGNAFSELTDPIDQRSRFENQIKQHNAKRAAMAKEVKSTEGQGDEDDYSYEVSLDEDFLTSLEYGMPPASGMGLGIDRLVMLLTNAASIRDVIAFPVLKIQQ, encoded by the exons ATGGAGGCGCTGCGGGTGTGGAGGGCTTCCTCTAATCTCTTCGGTTTCGCGGCGTCCCGCGCCGCCACAGCCACCGCCGCGAGGCCCCTCCGCCTTCACAGCCGCTGCTGCTCCGCGGCTGCCGCCACCACaaaaccgccgccgccgcctcaggaccgccgctgccgcagcacctcttcctccacctccacctccgacCGCGACTCCATCCGCGCCATCCGAATCAAAAAG GTTGAGGAGCTAAGAAGGAAGGGTTACGAGCCATACGCGTACAAGTGGGATAGGACTCACACGACCAAGGAGCTTCAGGAGGAGTACATCCATCTTGAGAATGGCGAGGCCTGTGAAGAGGCGGCCGTGTCCATTGCCGGGAGGATTGTTGCCCGAAGGGTATTCGGAAAGCTTGTTTTCATGACAATAAGAGATGACACCGGGACTATTCAG CTTTATTGTGAGAAGGGCAGCCTTTCAGAGGACCAATTTGAGCAACTGAAGGCATTTATTGATATTGGTGATATATTAGGCGCAAGTGGATCCATGAAAAAGACAGAAAAAG GGGAACTATCtgtttttgtgaatttttttgaaatccTCACAAAATCCTTACTCCCACTACCAGACAAGTATCATGGCTTAACTGATGTGGACAAACGTTATCGTCAAAG GTATGTTGACATGATTGCAAATCCTGAGGTTGCAGATGTATTCCGAACTAGAGCAAAG GTTGTTTCTGAAATCCGCAAGACAATGGAATCATTCGGTTTCATTGAAGTTGAAACTCCAGTTCTACAG GGAGCAGCAGGTGGTGCTGAAGCAAGACCTTTTATAACCTACCATAACTCACTTCAAAGAGATCTTTACTTGAGGATTGCTACAGAGCTGCATTTGAAAAGGATGTTG GTTGGAGGGCTTGAGAAGGTTTATGAGATTGGAAGAATATTTCGGAATGAAGGCATCTCTACTCGTCATAATCCTGAATTTACAACTATTGAG ATGTATGAAGCATATTCAGACTATGAAAGCATGATGAATATGGCTGAAGAAATTGTCACTCGATGTGCTATGGCTACTTATGGCAAGCTTAAGATTGATTATCAG GGAACTGAAATCTCCCTCGAAAGACCATGGAGGAGGGAGACAATGCATTCTCTTGTCAAAGAAGCAACCGGAATTGACTTTAACAGCTTTGGACAAGATGTTGAATCTGCTAAAAATGCGGCAAAAGGACTGTCAGGGGTCAAAATAGGAATCAATGAAAGTACTTCATTAAAAGCCTGTTCATCTGTTGGACATGTTCTCAATGAG GTTTTTGAGACTGTTGTTGAATCTACTCTTGTACAACCAACATTCGTCCTTGACTACCCAGTTGAGATATCACCATTGGCAAAACCACATCGGAG TTATGCTGGCCTTACCGAGCGATTCGAACTTTTCATATGCGGTCGTGAGATTGGCAATGCATTTTCTGAGCTCACGGACCCAATTGATCAG AGGAGCCGCTTTGAAAATCAGATAAAACAGCACAATGCTAAGCGTGCTGCAATGGCTAAGGAGGTCAAATCTACTGAAGGTCAAGGAGACGAGGACGATTATTCGTATGAAGTGTCTTTAGATGAAGACTTCTTGACTTCATTAGAATACGGAATGCCACCAGCTTCTGGAATG GGCCTCGGTATTGACCGGTTAGTAATGCTTTTGACGAACGCTGCCAGCATAAGGGATGTTATTGCCTTTCCTGTCTTAAAGATTCAGCAATAG
- the LOC133883765 gene encoding lysine--tRNA ligase, chloroplastic/mitochondrial-like isoform X2, with translation MEALRVWRASSNLFGFAASRAATATAARPLRLHSRCCSAAAATTKPPPPPQDRRCRSTSSSTSTSDRDSIRAIRIKKVEELRRKGYEPYAYKWDRTHTTKELQEEYIHLENGEACEEAAVSIAGRIVARRVFGKLVFMTIRDDTGTIQLYCEKGSLSEDQFEQLKAFIDIGDILGASGSMKKTEKGELSVFVNFFEILTKSLLPLPDKYHGLTDVDKRYRQRYVDMIANPEVADVFRTRAKVVSEIRKTMESFGFIEVETPVLQGAAGGAEARPFITYHNSLQRDLYLRIATELHLKRMLVGGLEKVYEIGRIFRNEGISTRHNPEFTTIEMYEAYSDYESMMNMAEEIVTRCAMATYGKLKIDYQGTEISLERPWRRETMHSLVKEATGIDFNSFGQDVESAKNAAKGLSGVKIGINESTSLKACSSVGHVLNEVFETVVESTLVQPTFVLDYPVEISPLAKPHRSSFLLL, from the exons ATGGAGGCGCTGCGGGTGTGGAGGGCTTCCTCTAATCTCTTCGGTTTCGCGGCGTCCCGCGCCGCCACAGCCACCGCCGCGAGGCCCCTCCGCCTTCACAGCCGCTGCTGCTCCGCGGCTGCCGCCACCACaaaaccgccgccgccgcctcaggaccgccgctgccgcagcacctcttcctccacctccacctccgacCGCGACTCCATCCGCGCCATCCGAATCAAAAAG GTTGAGGAGCTAAGAAGGAAGGGTTACGAGCCATACGCGTACAAGTGGGATAGGACTCACACGACCAAGGAGCTTCAGGAGGAGTACATCCATCTTGAGAATGGCGAGGCCTGTGAAGAGGCGGCCGTGTCCATTGCCGGGAGGATTGTTGCCCGAAGGGTATTCGGAAAGCTTGTTTTCATGACAATAAGAGATGACACCGGGACTATTCAG CTTTATTGTGAGAAGGGCAGCCTTTCAGAGGACCAATTTGAGCAACTGAAGGCATTTATTGATATTGGTGATATATTAGGCGCAAGTGGATCCATGAAAAAGACAGAAAAAG GGGAACTATCtgtttttgtgaatttttttgaaatccTCACAAAATCCTTACTCCCACTACCAGACAAGTATCATGGCTTAACTGATGTGGACAAACGTTATCGTCAAAG GTATGTTGACATGATTGCAAATCCTGAGGTTGCAGATGTATTCCGAACTAGAGCAAAG GTTGTTTCTGAAATCCGCAAGACAATGGAATCATTCGGTTTCATTGAAGTTGAAACTCCAGTTCTACAG GGAGCAGCAGGTGGTGCTGAAGCAAGACCTTTTATAACCTACCATAACTCACTTCAAAGAGATCTTTACTTGAGGATTGCTACAGAGCTGCATTTGAAAAGGATGTTG GTTGGAGGGCTTGAGAAGGTTTATGAGATTGGAAGAATATTTCGGAATGAAGGCATCTCTACTCGTCATAATCCTGAATTTACAACTATTGAG ATGTATGAAGCATATTCAGACTATGAAAGCATGATGAATATGGCTGAAGAAATTGTCACTCGATGTGCTATGGCTACTTATGGCAAGCTTAAGATTGATTATCAG GGAACTGAAATCTCCCTCGAAAGACCATGGAGGAGGGAGACAATGCATTCTCTTGTCAAAGAAGCAACCGGAATTGACTTTAACAGCTTTGGACAAGATGTTGAATCTGCTAAAAATGCGGCAAAAGGACTGTCAGGGGTCAAAATAGGAATCAATGAAAGTACTTCATTAAAAGCCTGTTCATCTGTTGGACATGTTCTCAATGAG GTTTTTGAGACTGTTGTTGAATCTACTCTTGTACAACCAACATTCGTCCTTGACTACCCAGTTGAGATATCACCATTGGCAAAACCACATCGGAG TTCTTTTCTCTTGCTGTAG